The nucleotide window CAACGATCTGATCACCGACGACTCCCGGGCGTACGGGGTGGCCGACGTGCGCGGACGGGTGGTGGCCCGCTACTGGCCGCGCCCCGGACGGGTGCCTCGCCGCCAGTTATGACCCTGCTCACATCCGAGGGGTGGGGTCGACACTATGCTCGGAAAGTGCCCGGGTGACCCCCCGCACCGCGTGCCACCGCTCGCCGCCCACCTCGCGGCGGGGCCCGGCCGCCTCACATCTGCTCGACAGATCCTGGAGTCACCACCATGTCTTCGTCCACCGTGGACCCCGCTGATCCCGTCTTCCTGCTGCACCGGGGCGGCAAGATGGCCGTCACCTCGACCGTGCCGCTCACCAGCCGGGAGGACCTCTCCCTGGCGTACACCCCGGGGGTGGCCCGGGTGTGTGAGGCGATCGCCGCCGACCCCGCCCTGGTGGACGAGTACACCTGGGTGTCGCACACGGTCGCGGTGGTCACCGACGGTTCGGCGGTGCTCGGGCTGGGCAACATCGGCCCCCGGGCCGCGTTGCCGGTGATGGAGGGCAAGGCGGTGCTGTTCAAGCAGTTCGCCGGGGTGGACGCGGTGCCGGTGTGCCTGGACACCCAGGACGTGGACGAGATCGTCGCGGTGGTGCGGGCGCTGGCGCCCTCGTTCGGTGGGATCAACCTGGAGGACATCAGCGCGCCGCGCTGCTTCGAGATCGAGCGTCGGCTCGACGAGGCGCTGGACATCCCGGTCTTCCACGACGACCAGCACGGCACGGCGATCGTGGTGCTCGCCGCCCTGCGCAACGCCGCGACGTTGCTGGACCGCAAGCTCGGTGACCTGCGGGTGGCGGTGAGCGGCGCGGGCGCGGCCGGCGTGGCCG belongs to Micromonospora ureilytica and includes:
- a CDS encoding NAD(P)-dependent malic enzyme, giving the protein MSSSTVDPADPVFLLHRGGKMAVTSTVPLTSREDLSLAYTPGVARVCEAIAADPALVDEYTWVSHTVAVVTDGSAVLGLGNIGPRAALPVMEGKAVLFKQFAGVDAVPVCLDTQDVDEIVAVVRALAPSFGGINLEDISAPRCFEIERRLDEALDIPVFHDDQHGTAIVVLAALRNAATLLDRKLGDLRVAVSGAGAAGVAVTKMLIAGGVNPDQVVVCDSKGIIGRHRTELTGTKAELAASTNADGRHGDITEALRDADVLVGVSGGQIPEAAVAGMAPGGIVFALANPTPEVHPEVAARHVAVVATGRSDYPNQINNVLAFPGVFRGALDAGATRITEAMKVAAADAIAGVVAESLTADAIVPSPLDPRVAPAVAEAVAEAARRDGVARR